A single genomic interval of Psychroserpens sp. NJDZ02 harbors:
- a CDS encoding phospholipase A — MYYIKYPMPKVVIISLLLILLFSNKTYSQAYTKQELQDSIAKMPYFSTHKDNYFISGVPANKDINSTTADAKYQISFKQILTRSRLPWDTYIYLTYTQKSFWNIYEESLPFKDINFNPSLAVGKFIYDKEERLKGVVTFSLEHESNGRDSIYSRSWNRLSLEYTTNLSKKTMASFKAWLPYSYKEGNPDLLEYVGIGQIKVSHTAIPDKLIFDLRLRKGLNLDSKGSFRTRVYYNPFSNNISNQYLMLEWYVGQAEGLLNYKRQENMIRFGYVIRTNEFKWFRGKK, encoded by the coding sequence ATGTATTATATCAAGTATCCTATGCCAAAAGTCGTAATTATAAGTCTTTTACTTATACTGCTATTTTCAAATAAGACCTACTCCCAGGCTTACACCAAGCAAGAGTTACAGGACTCGATAGCGAAGATGCCCTATTTTTCAACTCATAAAGACAATTATTTTATTTCAGGGGTACCTGCCAACAAGGATATTAATAGCACTACTGCGGATGCCAAATATCAAATCAGTTTCAAGCAAATCCTGACCAGAAGTCGCTTACCATGGGACACTTACATCTATTTAACCTACACCCAAAAATCCTTTTGGAATATATATGAAGAATCTCTTCCGTTTAAGGATATCAATTTTAATCCATCTTTAGCTGTAGGAAAGTTTATTTATGACAAAGAAGAGCGATTAAAAGGTGTAGTGACATTTTCTTTAGAACACGAATCCAACGGAAGAGACAGTATTTACTCAAGAAGTTGGAATCGTTTAAGTTTAGAATACACCACAAATCTCTCTAAAAAAACTATGGCTAGCTTTAAAGCCTGGTTACCTTATAGTTATAAAGAAGGAAATCCTGATCTTCTAGAATACGTAGGTATCGGCCAAATTAAGGTGTCTCATACGGCAATACCAGATAAATTAATATTTGATCTTAGACTAAGAAAAGGACTCAATTTAGACAGCAAAGGTTCTTTCCGAACACGCGTTTATTACAATCCTTTTAGTAATAACATTTCTAACCAATATTTAATGTTAGAGTGGTATGTTGGCCAGGCAGAAGGTTTGCTTAACTACAAAAGACAGGAAAATATGATACGCTTTGGATATGTAATAAGGACTAACGAGTTTAAATGGTTTAGAGGTAAAAAATAA
- the scpA gene encoding methylmalonyl-CoA mutase, which produces MARKDLQHITLKSAISSDKQQAITSFLTAEDITVKSVYTKADLKQVEHLDFVAGLAPNLRGPYSTMYVRRPWTIRQYAGFSTAEESNAFYRRNLEAGQKGLSVAFDLATHRGYDSDHERVVGDVGKAGVAIDSVEDMKVLFDQIPLDKMSVSMTMNGAVLPIMAFYIVAAEEQGVKPELLAGTIQNDILKEFMVRNTYIYPPTPSMKIISDIFEYTSKNMPKFNSISISGYHMQEAGATCDIELAYTLADGLEYIRKGLAAGMDIDTFAPRLSFFWAIGMNHFMEIAKMRAARMLWAKLVSQFNPKNTKSLALRTHCQTSGWSLTEQDPFNNVARTTIEATAAAFGGTQSLHTNALDEAIALPTDFSARIARNTQIYLQEETNITKTVDPWAGSYYVEKLTQDITEKAWSLIEEVEELGGMTKAIEAGIPKLRIEEAAARKQARIDSGQDIIVGVNKYVLDEEDAIATLEVDNQTVRLQQIEGLEKIKAERNTVKVNQALDNLTKAAKTGEDNLLALAVVAAKERATLGEISDALEAVFGRYKAQIKSFSGVYSKEIKDDKSFAKAKELADQFAEQDGRRPRIMIAKMGQDGHDRGAKVVATGYADVGFDVDIGPLFQTPHEAAKQAVENDVHILGVSSLAAGHKTLVPQVIEELKKYGREDIMVVVGGVIPKQDYQYLFDAGAVAVFGPGTKISEAAIKILEILID; this is translated from the coding sequence ATGGCTAGAAAAGACCTTCAACATATAACCTTAAAATCTGCAATTAGTAGCGATAAGCAACAGGCTATCACCTCTTTTTTAACTGCGGAAGATATTACTGTCAAATCAGTATACACTAAAGCCGATTTAAAACAAGTCGAGCATCTTGATTTTGTAGCTGGGTTAGCTCCCAACCTTCGAGGTCCTTATTCGACCATGTATGTTAGAAGACCTTGGACTATTAGACAATATGCAGGTTTTAGTACTGCCGAAGAAAGTAATGCCTTTTATAGACGTAATCTAGAAGCGGGACAAAAAGGACTATCTGTGGCTTTTGATTTAGCAACACATAGAGGTTATGATTCAGATCACGAACGTGTCGTTGGTGATGTTGGAAAAGCCGGTGTAGCGATAGATTCGGTTGAAGATATGAAAGTCTTATTTGACCAAATCCCATTAGATAAAATGTCAGTTTCCATGACCATGAATGGTGCTGTATTACCAATTATGGCATTTTATATTGTGGCAGCAGAAGAACAAGGTGTTAAACCTGAATTATTAGCAGGAACGATACAAAACGATATTTTAAAGGAGTTTATGGTGCGTAACACCTACATCTACCCTCCTACACCATCAATGAAAATTATTTCGGATATTTTTGAATACACCAGCAAGAATATGCCTAAATTTAATAGTATTAGTATCTCTGGTTACCACATGCAAGAAGCAGGAGCAACTTGTGATATTGAGCTAGCCTACACGCTAGCCGATGGATTAGAATATATCCGTAAAGGCTTGGCTGCCGGTATGGACATCGATACTTTTGCTCCTAGATTATCCTTTTTCTGGGCTATTGGTATGAATCATTTTATGGAAATTGCCAAAATGCGTGCGGCACGTATGTTATGGGCCAAATTGGTTAGCCAGTTTAATCCTAAGAACACTAAAAGTTTAGCCTTACGTACACATTGCCAAACTAGTGGATGGAGTCTAACGGAACAAGACCCGTTTAATAATGTGGCCCGTACAACTATTGAAGCCACTGCTGCTGCTTTTGGAGGAACACAAAGTTTACACACCAATGCTTTAGACGAAGCTATTGCTTTACCAACAGATTTTTCTGCTCGAATTGCTAGAAACACACAAATATATTTACAAGAAGAAACCAATATCACTAAAACAGTTGACCCTTGGGCAGGTAGTTATTATGTCGAAAAACTAACGCAAGATATTACCGAAAAAGCATGGTCTTTAATTGAAGAAGTTGAAGAACTAGGAGGAATGACTAAAGCTATTGAGGCTGGCATCCCTAAATTACGTATCGAGGAAGCTGCCGCTAGAAAACAAGCACGTATAGATTCTGGTCAAGATATTATTGTCGGCGTTAACAAATACGTCTTAGACGAAGAAGATGCTATTGCAACCCTAGAAGTAGATAATCAAACTGTACGTTTGCAGCAGATTGAAGGTTTAGAAAAAATTAAAGCCGAAAGAAATACCGTTAAAGTAAATCAAGCTTTAGATAATTTAACGAAAGCGGCTAAAACAGGTGAAGACAATTTATTAGCTTTAGCAGTAGTCGCTGCAAAAGAAAGAGCAACTTTAGGAGAAATTAGTGACGCATTAGAAGCTGTTTTTGGACGTTATAAAGCACAAATTAAATCCTTTTCTGGCGTGTATAGTAAAGAAATCAAAGATGACAAATCTTTTGCAAAAGCAAAAGAACTAGCAGATCAATTTGCAGAACAAGATGGACGTAGACCCCGTATAATGATTGCTAAAATGGGACAAGACGGTCACGATCGCGGTGCCAAAGTAGTTGCTACAGGTTATGCTGATGTTGGTTTTGACGTGGATATTGGGCCCCTATTTCAAACTCCGCATGAAGCTGCAAAACAAGCGGTTGAAAATGATGTTCATATTTTAGGAGTTTCTTCATTAGCTGCAGGGCATAAAACATTAGTACCACAAGTTATTGAAGAGCTAAAAAAATATGGTCGTGAAGATATAATGGTTGTTGTTGGTGGTGTTATCCCGAAACAAGACTACCAATATCTATTTGATGCTGGCGCTGTTGCTGTTTTTGGTCCTGGAACAAAGATTAGTGAAGCTGCGATTAAAATATTAGAGATATTGATTGATTAA
- a CDS encoding methylmalonyl-CoA mutase subunit beta encodes MSNPLFSAFEKVSSKAWKQKIQVDLKGADYNNTLVWKTNEGIDVRPFYHQDEMTETFTVQPQHWTVGQIIFVQNEKASNKKALDAIERGAETIKFIIPSNTISIEETLENIDLETTAIQLELLFSDEQFINNLAKISAKAQIIYDPIGHLAKTGNWFESSENRFITANQITVDTTTYQNAGATMAQQLAYGLSHLNDYFNSVDFAKAEIQTIHFNVAVSTNYFFEIAKLRAFRVLYNTLAPEYNCKAQLKINAIPTKRNKTIYDYNTNMLRTTTECMSAILGGANTVFNLPYDALYHKDNEFGERIARNQLLILKKESYFDEVNNASDGSYYIETLTTQLAEKALTLFKDIETSGGFIAQLKDGQIQKKIKESATKEQEQFDNGSITLLGTNKHPNKEDKMKHNLELFPFLKMNPRKTLIEPIIERRLAETLEQNRLKTE; translated from the coding sequence ATGAGTAATCCACTTTTTTCCGCATTTGAAAAAGTATCTTCTAAAGCTTGGAAACAAAAAATCCAAGTCGATTTAAAAGGTGCTGATTACAACAACACCCTTGTTTGGAAAACTAATGAAGGGATTGACGTACGTCCATTTTATCACCAAGATGAAATGACAGAAACCTTTACAGTCCAACCCCAACATTGGACTGTCGGGCAAATCATTTTTGTTCAAAACGAAAAAGCGTCCAATAAAAAAGCCTTAGATGCTATAGAACGAGGTGCTGAAACCATAAAATTTATTATTCCTAGTAACACTATTTCAATTGAAGAGACTTTAGAAAATATCGATCTAGAGACCACTGCTATTCAACTAGAACTTCTTTTTTCCGACGAACAATTTATTAATAACCTGGCCAAAATTTCTGCGAAAGCACAAATAATATACGATCCGATTGGACACTTAGCAAAAACTGGTAATTGGTTTGAATCTTCAGAAAACAGATTTATTACAGCTAATCAAATTACAGTTGATACCACTACATATCAAAATGCTGGTGCGACAATGGCACAACAATTAGCCTATGGTCTATCACATTTAAACGACTATTTTAATTCGGTTGACTTTGCTAAAGCAGAAATACAAACGATTCATTTTAATGTTGCTGTAAGTACCAATTACTTTTTTGAAATAGCAAAACTCAGAGCGTTTCGTGTCTTATATAACACTTTAGCGCCCGAATATAATTGTAAAGCGCAATTAAAAATAAACGCAATACCAACCAAACGTAATAAAACTATTTACGATTATAACACCAATATGTTACGTACCACTACAGAATGTATGAGTGCCATACTTGGAGGAGCAAATACCGTTTTTAACCTACCTTATGACGCGCTTTACCATAAGGACAATGAGTTTGGAGAACGTATAGCACGTAATCAATTGCTGATTTTAAAAAAAGAAAGTTATTTTGATGAAGTTAATAATGCTTCAGATGGAAGCTATTATATTGAAACTTTAACTACTCAATTAGCAGAAAAAGCATTAACTTTATTCAAAGATATTGAAACCAGTGGTGGATTTATTGCGCAATTGAAGGACGGTCAAATTCAGAAAAAAATAAAAGAAAGCGCGACTAAAGAACAGGAGCAATTTGATAATGGAAGCATCACACTTCTAGGGACCAATAAACACCCCAATAAAGAGGATAAGATGAAACACAATCTTGAGTTGTTTCCTTTTTTAAAAATGAATCCAAGAAAAACACTAATCGAACCAATCATAGAAAGACGATTAGCTGAAACATTAGAACAAAACCGATTAAAAACTGAATAA
- a CDS encoding FtsB family cell division protein: MKWYKNIYIIILIGFGVWMVFFDTNSLQSHIEVNHERSKLEDEKEYYRKEIVKDKKAIKKLTSADGLETFAREKYYMKKENEDIYIIEYEDSLKTKNNE, from the coding sequence ATGAAGTGGTACAAAAACATATATATAATTATCCTCATCGGGTTTGGCGTTTGGATGGTTTTTTTTGACACCAACTCATTACAAAGTCATATTGAAGTTAATCACGAAAGAAGCAAGCTAGAGGACGAAAAAGAGTATTATAGAAAGGAAATCGTAAAAGATAAAAAAGCTATTAAAAAGCTGACCAGTGCTGATGGTCTAGAAACTTTTGCGAGAGAGAAATATTATATGAAAAAGGAAAACGAAGATATTTATATCATCGAATACGAAGACAGCTTAAAGACCAAAAACAATGAGTAA
- the udk gene encoding uridine kinase: MLIIGIAGGTGCGKTTVVNQILTQLPEGEVGIISQDSYYKDTSHLSYDERIKINFDHPRSIDFELLEQHLKELKAGQAIEQPVYSFVKHNRTGDTIKTKPRKVMIVEGILILTHPELREMFDIKIFVHADSDERLIRRLKRDITERGRDIDEVLARYQNTLKPMHQQFIQPMMEYADIIIPNNKYNTVAVDIVKTIINEKLQ; encoded by the coding sequence ATGCTGATAATAGGAATTGCAGGAGGTACTGGTTGTGGTAAAACAACGGTTGTTAATCAAATTTTAACCCAGTTACCAGAAGGAGAGGTTGGTATAATCTCTCAGGATTCGTATTATAAAGATACGAGCCACCTGTCTTACGACGAAAGAATTAAAATTAACTTTGACCATCCTAGATCTATAGATTTTGAACTTTTAGAACAACATCTTAAGGAATTAAAAGCAGGACAAGCTATCGAGCAGCCTGTATATTCTTTTGTAAAACATAACAGAACTGGGGATACGATAAAGACAAAGCCAAGGAAAGTGATGATAGTGGAAGGTATTTTAATACTAACACATCCTGAACTTAGAGAAATGTTTGATATTAAAATTTTTGTTCATGCTGATAGCGACGAGCGTTTAATTAGAAGATTAAAACGTGATATTACAGAGCGTGGTAGAGATATAGACGAAGTTTTAGCTCGTTACCAAAACACACTAAAACCAATGCATCAACAGTTTATACAACCCATGATGGAATATGCAGATATTATTATTCCAAACAATAAATACAACACCGTTGCTGTAGATATTGTAAAGACCATTATTAACGAGAAATTACAATAA
- a CDS encoding NAD-dependent succinate-semialdehyde dehydrogenase: protein MKQSIHTQNPYSGQDLEHYNYHTASEISTILEHAQKAFNNWKTTDIKHRAKLLKNVANILEDKKEEFGQLMTREMGKPISQSIAEIEKCAKLCDFYIANADKFLSDQIIKTEAHESFISYDPLGTILSVMPWNYPFWQVFRFAIPTLTAGNVGLLKHASNSTGTAIAIQKLFLDAGYPEGCFQTLIINHEDMDAIIGNDIVKAITLTGSEKAGKSIATLAGQNLKKTVLELGGNNACVVLDDANLDKYLDTMVTARMQNNGQSCIAAKRFIVTEKIYDTFLEQFTQKVKDLKIGNPEDADTYISVMAREDLAKELETQVSKSIEKGATLHYGNSRDGAFYQPTIITNVKPDMPIFDEETFGPVAAVIKAKDKKEALALAKNSRFGLGTMIFTENIKAIYDEISDIPDGALFINEMVKSDPRLPFGGTKASGYGRELSKEGILEFVNIKTVYINK, encoded by the coding sequence ATGAAACAGTCAATCCATACTCAAAACCCTTATTCAGGACAAGACCTTGAACACTATAATTATCATACCGCATCAGAAATAAGTACAATCCTAGAACACGCTCAGAAAGCGTTTAATAATTGGAAAACAACAGATATTAAACATCGCGCAAAATTATTAAAAAATGTTGCGAATATTCTAGAAGATAAAAAAGAAGAATTTGGACAACTCATGACTCGCGAAATGGGTAAACCTATAAGTCAGAGTATTGCTGAAATTGAAAAATGCGCCAAGCTATGTGATTTTTATATTGCCAATGCTGATAAATTTTTATCTGATCAAATCATTAAAACGGAAGCTCACGAAAGCTTTATAAGTTACGATCCTTTAGGGACTATACTCTCTGTAATGCCATGGAACTATCCTTTCTGGCAAGTATTTAGATTTGCAATCCCCACATTAACAGCAGGTAATGTCGGCTTACTTAAACATGCTTCAAATAGTACAGGAACTGCTATTGCCATACAAAAACTATTTTTAGACGCTGGGTATCCAGAAGGTTGCTTTCAGACATTGATCATTAACCATGAAGACATGGATGCTATTATTGGTAATGATATAGTAAAGGCAATCACCTTAACAGGTAGTGAAAAAGCAGGAAAAAGTATTGCAACCTTAGCTGGTCAAAACTTAAAAAAAACAGTGTTAGAATTAGGCGGTAATAATGCTTGTGTTGTATTAGACGACGCTAATTTGGACAAATATTTAGATACAATGGTTACCGCTAGAATGCAAAATAATGGTCAAAGTTGTATCGCTGCAAAGCGTTTTATTGTCACCGAAAAAATTTACGATACGTTTTTAGAACAATTCACTCAAAAAGTAAAAGATTTAAAAATTGGTAATCCTGAAGATGCGGACACTTACATTAGTGTTATGGCTAGAGAGGATTTAGCTAAAGAATTAGAAACTCAAGTCTCAAAATCTATTGAAAAAGGCGCAACTTTACATTATGGTAATTCTAGAGATGGCGCTTTTTACCAACCGACTATTATTACAAATGTAAAACCTGATATGCCTATTTTTGATGAAGAGACATTTGGACCAGTAGCGGCAGTAATTAAAGCGAAGGACAAAAAAGAGGCGTTAGCGTTAGCCAAAAATTCAAGATTTGGATTAGGGACTATGATTTTTACAGAGAACATTAAAGCTATTTATGACGAGATAAGCGACATTCCTGATGGTGCTCTTTTTATTAATGAGATGGTTAAATCTGATCCAAGATTACCATTTGGCGGAACAAAAGCTTCCGGTTATGGTAGAGAATTATCTAAAGAAGGAATACTAGAATTTGTAAACATAAAGACAGTTTACATCAATAAATAA
- a CDS encoding YtxH domain-containing protein codes for MSKNTNTALGLLLGGAIGATLGILFAPDKGSSTRKKLKEEAIATKDKIANEAIHLKDQVSSTLTSQKHTLDTQLESIVSSASYKADDVITSLESKLKDLKAKNKKLQK; via the coding sequence ATGAGTAAGAACACAAATACAGCATTAGGACTTTTATTAGGAGGTGCCATTGGAGCAACATTAGGAATTTTATTTGCACCTGATAAAGGGAGTAGTACAAGAAAAAAATTAAAAGAAGAGGCTATCGCCACTAAAGATAAAATTGCGAATGAGGCTATACATTTAAAAGATCAAGTGTCAAGTACATTAACTTCTCAAAAACATACGTTAGATACGCAATTGGAAAGTATTGTGTCTAGTGCTAGTTATAAGGCAGACGATGTCATAACTTCTTTAGAAAGTAAATTAAAAGATTTAAAAGCAAAGAATAAAAAATTACAGAAATAG
- a CDS encoding DUF1328 domain-containing protein, which produces MLAFISAVLGFGHIIGGLAFVAKICCFIFLSLFVGKLYKTISEC; this is translated from the coding sequence ATGTTAGCCTTTATATCAGCTGTTCTTGGCTTCGGTCATATTATTGGTGGTTTGGCTTTTGTAGCAAAGATTTGTTGCTTTATTTTTCTGAGTTTATTTGTTGGTAAACTTTATAAAACAATCTCCGAATGTTAA
- the trxB gene encoding thioredoxin-disulfide reductase produces the protein MSETIEKVKCLIIGSGPAGYTAAIYAARANMKPVLYQGTQPGGQLTTTNEVENFPGYPDGITGPAMMMELQKQAERFETDVRNGWITKVDFSGEVHKVWVNEEKEIHCDTIIISTGASAKYLGLESEQKYLKLGGGVSACAVCDGFFYRNQEVVIVGAGDSACEEAHYLSKLCTKVTMLVRRDEFRASKIMSERVKNTKNIEILFNTETEEVVGDGQVVTGVKVLNNKTKDSHLIPATGFFVAIGHKPNTDIFKGFLDLDETGYIINAKPGTSKTNIDGVFVSGDAADHVYRQAITAAGTGCMAALDAERYLAAKDSSFEVSTSNYN, from the coding sequence ATGTCAGAGACAATAGAAAAAGTAAAATGCTTAATAATAGGGTCTGGTCCTGCAGGTTATACTGCAGCGATTTATGCCGCTAGAGCTAATATGAAACCTGTTTTATATCAAGGTACTCAACCAGGTGGGCAGTTAACAACGACTAACGAAGTTGAAAATTTTCCTGGATACCCTGATGGAATAACAGGTCCAGCGATGATGATGGAATTGCAAAAGCAGGCAGAACGTTTTGAAACAGATGTTAGAAACGGTTGGATTACTAAAGTTGATTTTTCTGGAGAGGTCCATAAAGTTTGGGTTAATGAGGAGAAAGAAATCCATTGTGACACCATAATCATATCTACCGGAGCTAGTGCAAAGTATTTAGGTTTAGAGTCTGAACAGAAATATTTGAAATTAGGAGGAGGTGTGTCTGCATGTGCAGTGTGTGATGGTTTTTTCTACAGAAATCAAGAAGTAGTAATTGTTGGAGCAGGAGATAGTGCTTGCGAAGAAGCACATTACTTATCTAAACTATGTACAAAAGTAACGATGTTGGTAAGACGTGATGAGTTTAGAGCTTCTAAAATTATGTCAGAACGTGTTAAAAATACTAAAAACATCGAAATCTTATTCAATACAGAAACAGAAGAAGTTGTTGGAGATGGTCAGGTTGTAACAGGTGTTAAAGTACTTAATAATAAAACGAAGGACTCCCATTTAATTCCTGCTACTGGATTTTTTGTAGCTATTGGACATAAGCCAAATACAGATATCTTTAAAGGATTTTTAGATTTAGATGAAACGGGATATATTATCAATGCTAAACCAGGAACATCTAAAACGAATATAGATGGTGTTTTTGTAAGTGGAGATGCGGCAGATCACGTGTACAGACAAGCTATTACAGCTGCAGGTACAGGTTGTATGGCTGCTTTAGATGCAGAACGTTACTTAGCAGCTAAAGATTCTAGTTTTGAAGTAAGTACTTCTAATTACAATTAG
- a CDS encoding GIN domain-containing protein, giving the protein MTKQLLPLLFILMTTITFAQKKQKVKGSRVLTTKMTGVNAFQRLVLNEEFEVRLVKSDSTKVSIMTDDNLHEYIKIVSQDSTLTLKTTGRLQEKKLEIIVYYSDLLNTIELKEDAEISSTSSLDFKDLTLTTSGNAKAYLTIESNLFKLINNDKAKAELNITAKAATLELNNSSKVEALINASKIVVDLLESADAKIEGDTENLILNADNSSEFNGENLTTKNATVTAENRAKANIAASDNLVINASGTSILEIYGSSKITIEHFEGNAILKKK; this is encoded by the coding sequence ATGACAAAACAATTACTCCCTCTACTTTTTATTTTAATGACTACTATTACATTTGCTCAAAAAAAGCAAAAAGTAAAAGGAAGTCGTGTTTTAACAACAAAAATGACTGGCGTAAATGCTTTTCAGCGTTTGGTTTTAAATGAAGAATTTGAAGTAAGATTAGTCAAATCAGATTCCACTAAAGTGTCTATAATGACCGATGATAATTTGCATGAATACATTAAAATTGTCTCTCAAGACAGCACCCTAACTTTAAAGACCACCGGTAGACTTCAAGAAAAGAAATTAGAAATTATCGTTTATTATAGTGATCTATTAAATACTATCGAGCTTAAGGAAGATGCCGAAATTAGCTCGACAAGCAGTTTAGATTTCAAAGATTTAACACTTACTACTTCTGGAAACGCGAAAGCCTATTTAACTATAGAAAGTAATTTGTTTAAATTAATAAACAACGATAAAGCTAAAGCTGAACTTAACATCACTGCTAAAGCTGCAACTTTAGAATTAAACAACAGCAGTAAAGTAGAAGCCTTGATAAATGCTTCTAAAATAGTAGTCGATCTATTAGAAAGTGCTGATGCTAAAATTGAAGGTGATACTGAAAACTTAATATTAAATGCTGATAATTCTTCAGAATTTAATGGCGAAAATCTGACGACAAAAAATGCTACAGTTACTGCAGAGAACAGAGCTAAAGCTAATATTGCTGCGAGTGACAATTTAGTGATTAATGCTTCAGGAACCTCAATACTGGAAATCTACGGCAGTTCTAAAATAACTATTGAACATTTTGAAGGTAATGCTATCTTAAAAAAGAAGTAA